CTGCGGCCCGCAATGCGATCGCGGGGATCGTGTTGCAACGCGCTCAAAGCGAACACGCTCAAGCCGATGCGACGCTGCGCGAGCTGCGAGATCGGGAACCGAACCTGCAGCGCGAGATCGATGCGGTGCAAAGCAAAGTCGATGCGTTGGAGACTCAGCTGAAGCTGTTGGTCGAGGAACGCAGGCAACTGGAAGAGGCGCACGCCAAAGTCGAATCGGCCGCGGCGCTGCGGGACGAAGCGGCATCGCTGTTGCGCGCGGCGCAGCTGAATCTCAAACGAACGGTTGTCACCGCTCCGATCGCCGGTCGTGTGTTGCGCGTCATCGCGTCGCCGGGGACGCGCGTGATGGGACTGGAGCACAACTCGCGGCAGAGTTCCAGCACGGTGATCGAGATGTATGACCCCACGCGGCTGCAGGTTCGCGCCGACGTGCGGCTGGACGATGTGCCGATGGTGGTCCCCGGACAAAGCGTCGAGATTGAGACAGCTTCGGCAGCCGGCACCCTGCGCGGCCGCGTGTTGCAGTCGACCAGCATCGCCAACATTCAAAAGAACACGTTGGAAGTGAAGGTGGAATTGATCGATCCGCCGTCGAGCGTGAGCCCTGAGATGTTGGTGACAGCAACGTTTTTGGCTCCCGAATTGCCGCAGTCGCAATCCGAACCGACCGAGACGGTGCGGATCATGATCCCAAAAACATTGGTCCAAACCGGCGAATCGGGCCCGTTTGTCTGGCTCGTCGATTCCAGCGGACTCGCTCAGCGGCGACCGATCAAGGCGGGGAAGAGCAGCGAAGAGGGACTCGTCCCGGTGTTGGAAGGTTTGCAGGTCACCGACAAATTGATCGCGTCGGGGAT
Above is a genomic segment from Rosistilla ulvae containing:
- a CDS encoding HlyD family efflux transporter periplasmic adaptor subunit; protein product: MPDRPLDLSKLALQRGPSPGESTSARRQPRPWLLRYALPIGILLGFLGLLLASAGRQWLPRQSVTVVPVIVQRGEIQQAGTALFQAAGWIEPRPSAISVAALAPGVIESLLVVEGQQVAKDEPIARLIAIDAELAVEQAQATLAIRNGELRRAEAERDAAMIRVEQPVHLQVALAEAKSVLAKAKTQRDALPFLIEAAEAARKFTADSVAGKTAARNAIAGIVLQRAQSEHAQADATLRELRDREPNLQREIDAVQSKVDALETQLKLLVEERRQLEEAHAKVESAAALRDEAASLLRAAQLNLKRTVVTAPIAGRVLRVIASPGTRVMGLEHNSRQSSSTVIEMYDPTRLQVRADVRLDDVPMVVPGQSVEIETASAAGTLRGRVLQSTSIANIQKNTLEVKVELIDPPSSVSPEMLVTATFLAPELPQSQSEPTETVRIMIPKTLVQTGESGPFVWLVDSSGLAQRRPIKAGKSSEEGLVPVLEGLQVTDKLIASGIENLQPGDGVQVSGEEQSLGR